The Candidatus Polarisedimenticolaceae bacterium genome includes the window TCGTCGCGAGCCCGAGGGTCTTCGACGCCTTCCCGCACCGTCTCGAGACGCTCGTGGACGCCGACCGGTTCCGTCGGATGAAGGCGGCGCTGCCGACCGTCGTCATTGGGGACCGGTAAATAGGGACAGTCCCTATTTACCGGTGACCGTCGCCGACGGCGGCCTCGTCGAGCAGGCGCAGGCCTTCCATCACGAGGAACATCGGATCGGCGTCGAGGGTCGCCTTGCGGGTGCGCACCCCGTGCTCGATCGTGAAGTCCCCCCGCTGCCAGCGGAGCATCGCGAAGAAGGCCGCTTCACCCTCGAGGTCGCCGGTCTTCGCGTGGCGCGCGGCGCCCCCCTCGAACCAGAGCTTTCCGGTGTGTTTCTCCGCGTGGAGGGTCACGACCGCGGTCTTCATCCCGATGTGGAGGATCTGGACGATGTCGGGGAGACCGAGATTCTCCAGGCGCCCGGAGATCCCACGCTTCGCGCCGGCCCCGGCGCCGTCGCGTCGCGCCGACTCGCGCACGAGGACGTTCTCCAGCCGCGCGACCGCCTCGTCGAGGTCGACCTCCCTGGGAATGAAGTCGTCCACCCCGACGCGCAGCGCGCGGATCTTCTGGGTGCGCTCGGCCGCCGGCGCGAGGCAGACGAACGGGACCGATCGGAGGATCTCGTCGCGGCGCATCTCCTCGAGCAGCCGGAAGGGCCCGTCGTCGTCGTGCCCGAGCGCCGCGGCGACGAGGTCGAAAGGCCCCGC containing:
- a CDS encoding DUF4388 domain-containing protein, translating into AGPFDLVAAALGHDDDGPFRLLEEMRRDEILRSVPFVCLAPAAERTQKIRALRVGVDDFIPREVDLDEAVARLENVLVRESARRDGAGAGAKRGISGRLENLGLPDIVQILHIGMKTAVVTLHAEKHTGKLWFEGGAARHAKTGDLEGEAAFFAMLRWQRGDFTIEHGVRTRKATLDADPMFLVMEGLRLLDEAAVGDGHR